From the genome of Vicia villosa cultivar HV-30 ecotype Madison, WI linkage group LG2, Vvil1.0, whole genome shotgun sequence, one region includes:
- the LOC131647645 gene encoding kunitz-type trypsin inhibitor-like 2 protein, which produces MKPLSPLTLSFLLFVFITNLSLAFSNEDVEQVLDINGNPIFPGGQYFILPAIRGPPGGGVRLGRTGNQTCPVTILQDRREVKKGLLVKFVIPGISPGIIFTGTPLEIEYTRKPSCAKSFKWLVFVDNVIQKACVGIGGPENYLGVQTLSGTFKIEKHESGFGYKLAFCVQGSPTCLDIGRFDNDEAGRRLNLTEHESFQVVFVEAESNDAKILKSVV; this is translated from the coding sequence ATGAAACCTCTTTCACCACTCACCCTTTCCTTTCTCCTCTTTGTTTTCATCACCAATCTTTCACTAGCTTTCTCCAATGAAGATGTTGAGCAAGTATTAGACATTAATGGTAACCCCATTTTCCCAGGTGGCCAATACTTCATCCTACCTGCCATCCGCGGCCCTCCCGGCGGAGGAGTAAGACTCGGAAGAACCGGCAATCAAACCTGTCCAGTTACCATCCTACAAGACCGCCGAGAAGTCAAAAAAGGTCTACTAGTGAAATTCGTTATACCAGGAATATCTCCTGGTATAATTTTCACTGGTACACCACTCGAGATAGAGTACACTAGAAAACCTAGCTGTGCAAAATCTTTTAAGTGGTTAGTGTTTGTTGACAATGTTATTCAGAAAGCATGTGTTGGAATTGGTGGCCCTGAGAATTACCTTGGTGTGCAAACATTGAGTGGGACATTTAAGATTGAGAAACATGAATCTGGATTTGGTTATAAGCTTGCATTTTGTGTTCAGGGCTCTCCTACTTGTTTGGATATTGGGAGGTTTGATAATGATGAAGCTGGAAGAAGGTTGAATTTGACTGAACATGAGTCTTTTCAAGTTGTGTTTGTTGAAGCTGAGTCTAATGATGCTAAGATTCTTAAGTCTGTTGTTTGA
- the LOC131647646 gene encoding kunitz-type trypsin inhibitor-like 2 protein yields the protein MKHFSSIIFPFLIFVFITKFSLTFSINFVEQVLDVNGNPIFPGGKYYILPTIRGPSGGGLRLGKTGNSECEVTVLQDHNEVNNGVPVKFSIPEISPGIIFTGTPIEIEFTEKPNCAESSKWLLFVDDVFQKACVGIGGPENYPDFKTLSGTFNIEKHESGFGYRLGYCVKDSPTCLDIGRSDGNEDEGGSRLILTHQIAYAVVFVDAASYEGGSIKSVA from the coding sequence ATGAAACATTTTTCATCAATCATCTTTCCCTTCCTCATCTTCGTTTTCATCACAAAATTTTCACTAACTTTCTCAATAAATTTTGTTGAGCAAGTATTGGATGTAAATGGTAACCCCATTTTTCCAGGTGGAAAATACTACATCTTGCCAACAATTCGTGGCCCCTCCGGTGGAGGATTAAGACTAGGAAAAACTGGTAACTCAGAATGTGAAGTTACTGTCCTACAAGATCACAATGAAGTTAACAACGGTGTACCAGTGAAATTCAGTATACCAGAAATAAGCCCTGGTATAATCTTCACTGGTACACCGATTGAGATTGAGTTCACAGAGAAGCCAAATTGCGCCGAATCTTCAAAATGGTTGttatttgttgatgatgtttttcaAAAAGCTTGTGTTGGTATTGGTGGTCCGGAAAATTATCCTGATTTTAAAACATTGAGTGGAACGTTTAATATTGAAAAACATGAATCTGGATTCGGTTATAGGCTTGGATATTGTGTTAAGGATTCTCCTACTTGTTTGGATATTGGGAGGTCTGATGGGAATGAGGATGAAGGTGGATCACGTTTGATTTTGACTCATCAAATAGCTTATGCGGTCGTGTTTGTAGATGCTGCTAGTTATGAAGGTGGAAGTATTAAATCTGTTGCTTGA
- the LOC131647647 gene encoding kunitz-type trypsin inhibitor-like 1 protein yields the protein MKPVLSLIFSIFLFVLIAIVSLSFSNNHVKQVLDINGNPISPSEKYYILPAIHEPYGGGVRLGKIHESECEVSIFQDSNKLINGLPVKFNVSGLNPDIIFTGTPIEIEFTERPNCAESPKWLIYVDDIILKACVGIGGPENYPSFKTWSGTFNIKKHESGFGYKLGFCKKDSSSCLDIGRYNNNEDQDGSRLILTHQVAYAVVFVDADLYEAGIVKSVA from the coding sequence ATGAAACCTGTTTTATCACTCATCTTTTCCATCTTCCTCTTTGTTTTAATCGCTATTGTTTCACTATCTTTTTCAAATAATCATGTTAAGCAAGTCTTAGACATAAATGGTAACCCTATTTCTCCAAGTGAAAAATACTATATTTTGCCAGCAATTCATGAGCCCTATGGTGGAGGAGTAAGATTAGGAAAAATACATGAGTCAGAGTGTGAAGTTTCCATCTTTCAAGATTCCAATAAACTTATCAATGGTTTACCAGTGAAATTCAACGTATCAGGACTAAACCCTGATATAATTTTCACCGGTACCCCGATTGAGATTGAGTTCACAGAAAGGCCTAATTGTGCGGAATCTCCAAAATGGttgatatatgttgatgatattattctAAAGGCTTGTGTTGGTATCGGTGGTCCGGAAAATTATCCTAGTTTCAAAACATGGAGTGGCACGTTTAATATTAAGAAACATGAATCTGGATTTGGTTACAAGCTAGGATTTTGTAAGAAAGATTCTTCTTCTTGTCTAGATATTGGGAGGTATAACAATAATGAGGATCAAGATGGATCACGTTTGATTTTGACTCATCAAGTGGCTTATGCGGTTGTGTTTGTTGATGCTGATCTTTATGAAGCTGGAATTGTTAAGTCGGTCGCTTGA